A section of the Hirschia baltica ATCC 49814 genome encodes:
- a CDS encoding heavy metal translocating P-type ATPase, which translates to MTLSGRSIDLNASEIAGCPSGLAPKESDETALLVDPTAFVKRSADEYSLDILVRGAKCGGCLSKIENGISELAGIDAVRMNLTTGRLHVSWKTKSLQSADIISKISSLGYGATPFDPEEADNEHSKRERQLLMAMAVAGFAAANVMLLSVSVWAGVDEMNAETKEFLHWISACIALPVVAFSGRPFFSSAISAIRAGHVNMDVPISLAVLLAVCMSLYETIHHGNHTYFDAAVMLLFFLLIGRFLDAKLQREAQSAARDLALMQTGSVTRINADGGAESVKASTLIPDDIIQVAAGERFAVDAVLISGCSELDNHMVSGESTPIISQIGQTIYAGTINLTSSIVARVKSSAENSMLAEVSKLLEIGEQQRSTYRQIADKAAKLYVPVVHTVSAAAFLGWMLYNGDFKTAIFIAISVLIITCPCALALAAPVVQVVAVGKLFKKNVYLKSGDALERIAACDYVIFDKTGTLTKPDASLKDNNIDLNHLELAARLARGSRHPYSRALACLAGPGEIASNIEEISGCGIQGVIDGKNAKLGSLKWVTGVASSSKDIPSLYFQYDDDEPVAFEFDETSVLGADCIATELDERGFKVELLSGDVHNKVAAFARKSNIELYSGSISPLEKAERIATLQSEGRKVLMIGDGLNDAGALANAHASLTPGGAADVSRAASDGVFSGDDVLVIADIIDIARRSRSRMLENFGFAALYNLVAIPIAVFGFVTPLVAAIAMSGSSLIVTLNALRLNLTQAKRVK; encoded by the coding sequence ATGACTCTCTCTGGCCGTTCGATTGATTTAAATGCTTCAGAGATTGCTGGTTGTCCATCAGGCTTGGCACCCAAAGAGAGTGACGAGACTGCTCTTCTGGTTGATCCGACTGCTTTTGTGAAGAGGTCCGCTGACGAATACAGTTTGGATATTCTCGTTCGAGGCGCTAAATGTGGTGGTTGTCTTTCAAAAATAGAAAATGGCATCAGTGAATTAGCAGGCATTGATGCAGTTAGAATGAATCTGACCACCGGTCGTCTTCATGTTTCTTGGAAAACTAAAAGCCTGCAATCCGCTGATATCATATCAAAAATTTCTTCATTAGGTTACGGTGCAACCCCTTTTGACCCTGAAGAGGCAGATAACGAACACTCAAAGAGAGAACGTCAATTACTTATGGCAATGGCTGTAGCTGGTTTTGCAGCAGCTAATGTTATGCTTTTGTCAGTATCCGTATGGGCTGGTGTTGATGAAATGAACGCTGAGACCAAAGAATTTCTGCATTGGATCTCTGCGTGTATTGCCCTGCCTGTTGTTGCATTTTCGGGACGCCCGTTCTTTTCATCCGCAATATCTGCAATCCGTGCTGGTCACGTAAATATGGATGTTCCCATTTCCTTAGCTGTTTTACTAGCAGTCTGCATGAGCCTTTATGAAACTATTCACCACGGCAATCACACATATTTTGATGCAGCAGTAATGTTGTTATTCTTCCTTCTTATAGGGCGATTTTTGGATGCTAAGCTGCAAAGAGAAGCCCAATCAGCAGCACGAGATCTTGCCTTGATGCAAACAGGCTCAGTAACTCGCATAAATGCTGACGGTGGTGCTGAATCTGTCAAAGCTTCTACATTGATACCGGATGATATCATACAGGTTGCCGCAGGAGAGCGATTCGCTGTTGATGCTGTGCTTATATCAGGTTGCAGTGAGCTGGATAATCATATGGTATCTGGCGAAAGTACACCTATAATATCGCAAATTGGTCAAACCATATACGCAGGAACGATAAATTTAACCTCAAGTATCGTAGCACGCGTAAAATCTTCAGCTGAAAATTCGATGTTAGCTGAGGTATCCAAATTACTGGAAATCGGTGAACAACAACGTTCAACATACCGCCAAATTGCGGATAAGGCAGCGAAACTATATGTACCAGTCGTTCATACTGTTTCTGCTGCTGCGTTTCTTGGTTGGATGCTTTACAACGGTGACTTTAAAACAGCAATTTTCATAGCTATTTCTGTACTAATTATCACCTGCCCTTGCGCGCTAGCACTCGCGGCCCCCGTCGTACAAGTCGTTGCTGTTGGAAAGCTTTTCAAAAAAAATGTGTACTTAAAATCAGGTGACGCTTTAGAAAGAATTGCTGCTTGTGATTATGTCATTTTCGACAAGACAGGTACATTAACAAAACCCGATGCATCCCTAAAAGATAATAATATCGATCTCAATCACTTGGAATTGGCAGCCAGACTAGCAAGAGGAAGCAGACATCCATATTCTAGGGCATTGGCCTGTTTAGCAGGCCCAGGAGAGATTGCTTCCAATATTGAAGAAATTTCAGGCTGTGGAATTCAAGGTGTTATTGATGGAAAGAACGCGAAATTAGGGTCTTTAAAATGGGTGACTGGAGTTGCCTCCTCTTCTAAGGATATTCCTTCCTTGTATTTTCAGTACGACGACGATGAGCCTGTCGCGTTTGAATTTGATGAGACATCAGTGTTGGGAGCAGACTGCATTGCAACTGAATTAGATGAACGCGGATTTAAAGTTGAATTACTGTCTGGTGATGTCCACAACAAAGTTGCCGCTTTTGCTCGAAAATCAAATATTGAATTGTATAGTGGATCAATTTCGCCTTTAGAGAAAGCAGAACGAATTGCAACATTACAATCAGAAGGCAGAAAAGTTCTAATGATTGGCGATGGATTAAATGATGCAGGTGCTTTAGCTAATGCGCATGCCTCTTTAACACCAGGCGGTGCCGCAGATGTTAGCCGCGCCGCAAGCGATGGCGTATTTTCTGGTGATGACGTTCTAGTTATAGCGGACATAATTGACATCGCACGTAGATCGCGCTCTCGCATGCTTGAGAATTTCGGGTTCGCTGCATTATATAATTTGGTTGCAATTCCTATAGCTGTATTTGGCTTTGTTACACCTTTGGTCGCTGCCATTGCTATGTCAGGGTCATCTTTAATTGTTACCTTAAATGCACTGCGTCTAAATCTAACACAAGCAAAGCGAGTAAAATAA
- the ccoS gene encoding cbb3-type cytochrome oxidase assembly protein CcoS, producing the protein MSMLIYLIPAALFMGFLGLIAFAWSLRSGQYEDPDGAAERILNSEDKPL; encoded by the coding sequence ATGAGTATGTTGATTTATTTGATACCCGCAGCTCTATTTATGGGATTTTTAGGATTAATCGCTTTTGCGTGGTCTCTTCGCTCAGGGCAATATGAAGACCCAGATGGTGCTGCAGAACGTATTCTAAATTCTGAAGACAAGCCTCTGTGA
- the acs gene encoding acetate--CoA ligase, with product MSNQDKIFPVPDDFAKNALIDDTLYQKMYQASIDDPDAFWGEHGKRLSWSKQYTKVKDVSWSKENLHVNWFSDGELNVSYNCIDRHLKDKADQIAIIWEGDDPNKSENITFAQLHRRVCRFANVLKSMGVQKGDRVTIYLPMIPEAAYAMLACARIGAIHSIVFAGFSAEALAGRINDCRSSVIITADEGLRGSKSVPLKKNVDEAVKHALGVDKILVVENTGNPVSMKGGRDIWWHEAATGVDEFCEPVAMKAEDPLFILYTSGSTGQPKGVLHTTGGYLVWASMTHEYVFDYKPGDIYWCTADVGWVTGHSYIVYGPLANAATTLMFEGVPTYPDASRFWNVVDKHKVNIFYTAPTAIRALMGQGEDFVKKTSRKSLRLLGSVGEPINPEAWEWYYKVVGDSRCPIVDTWWQTETGGIMISPLPGATPLKPGSATRPFFGIKPELVDSEGVVLEGATEGNLVISDSWPGQMRTVYGDHQRFKDTYFSAYPGKYFTGDGCRRDEDGYYWITGRVDDVINVSGHRMGTAEVESALVAHDLVSEAAVVGYPHDVKGQGIYAYVTLSAGNDGTPELAKDLVNWVRAEIGPIASPDKIQFAPGLPKTRSGKIMRRILRKIAEDEFSNLGDTSTLADPEVVDDLIENRQNKK from the coding sequence ATGTCAAACCAAGATAAAATATTTCCTGTACCTGATGACTTTGCTAAGAATGCATTGATTGATGATACGCTATATCAAAAAATGTATCAGGCTTCCATCGATGATCCTGATGCTTTTTGGGGTGAACATGGCAAGCGCCTATCATGGTCCAAACAATACACAAAAGTCAAAGATGTATCTTGGAGCAAAGAAAACCTTCATGTGAATTGGTTTTCTGATGGTGAATTGAACGTATCTTATAACTGTATTGACCGTCATCTCAAAGATAAAGCCGACCAAATCGCTATTATTTGGGAAGGAGATGACCCGAATAAATCCGAAAATATCACTTTTGCACAATTGCATCGGCGCGTATGCCGGTTTGCAAATGTTCTAAAAAGTATGGGCGTTCAGAAGGGTGATCGAGTAACTATTTACCTTCCTATGATTCCCGAAGCTGCATACGCCATGCTAGCTTGTGCTCGAATTGGTGCCATACATTCAATCGTTTTTGCGGGTTTTTCTGCTGAAGCGCTTGCTGGAAGAATTAACGACTGTCGAAGTTCTGTTATCATCACTGCCGATGAAGGGCTTCGAGGCTCGAAGTCTGTTCCGCTAAAGAAGAATGTAGATGAAGCTGTAAAGCATGCACTCGGGGTAGACAAAATACTCGTCGTTGAGAACACAGGTAATCCGGTCTCTATGAAAGGAGGACGTGATATTTGGTGGCATGAAGCAGCAACTGGTGTTGATGAATTCTGTGAACCTGTAGCGATGAAAGCTGAAGACCCATTATTTATTCTTTATACTTCAGGTTCTACTGGCCAACCAAAAGGAGTTTTGCACACAACAGGAGGGTATCTTGTTTGGGCTTCAATGACTCATGAATACGTTTTTGACTACAAACCCGGAGACATTTACTGGTGTACGGCAGACGTTGGTTGGGTAACTGGCCATAGTTATATCGTTTACGGTCCTCTTGCTAATGCAGCAACAACTCTCATGTTCGAAGGTGTGCCGACTTATCCAGATGCTTCACGGTTCTGGAACGTTGTTGATAAACACAAAGTCAATATTTTCTATACCGCACCAACGGCTATACGAGCGTTGATGGGGCAAGGCGAAGATTTCGTTAAAAAGACATCCCGCAAATCCTTGCGCCTCTTGGGCTCAGTAGGGGAACCGATTAATCCTGAAGCTTGGGAGTGGTATTACAAAGTAGTCGGTGACAGCCGTTGTCCGATTGTTGACACGTGGTGGCAAACAGAAACGGGCGGAATTATGATTTCTCCATTGCCAGGTGCAACTCCACTAAAACCAGGATCTGCCACTCGCCCATTTTTTGGAATTAAACCTGAACTCGTTGATTCCGAGGGTGTTGTTCTGGAGGGTGCAACGGAAGGAAATCTTGTGATTTCCGATTCTTGGCCGGGACAGATGAGAACAGTTTACGGCGATCATCAAAGGTTTAAAGATACATACTTTTCGGCATACCCGGGGAAATATTTCACTGGTGACGGATGTCGAAGAGATGAGGATGGCTATTACTGGATTACAGGCCGCGTTGATGATGTAATCAACGTTTCAGGTCACCGTATGGGAACGGCGGAAGTGGAGAGTGCACTTGTTGCACACGACTTAGTGTCAGAAGCAGCCGTTGTAGGTTACCCTCATGATGTTAAAGGCCAAGGAATATACGCTTATGTCACGTTGAGCGCAGGAAACGATGGCACGCCGGAATTAGCAAAAGATTTAGTCAATTGGGTCAGAGCGGAGATCGGTCCAATTGCTTCTCCAGATAAAATCCAATTTGCTCCAGGACTTCCAAAGACGAGATCGGGAAAAATCATGAGGCGTATTCTTCGTAAAATTGCAGAAGATGAATTCTCAAACTTAGGAGACACCTCTACTTTGGCCGACCCTGAGGTTGTGGATGATCTAATTGAGAACAGACAGAACAAGAAATAA
- a CDS encoding DcaP family trimeric outer membrane transporter: MKKTVLKNLMLSASILAFAPSAIADAPGDIESRIAELEAMVNELKAELTNQKASTDEEIVRLKVREQSNSAPELDPSQPSITWGGIIDVDAHVTDFSDGDIAGSSIARDFYIPSATPVGGIGEDPSTDFTAKSSRFYVTANKQVNGHKIGGRLEMDFLGSAQGNEAVSNSYSPRLRRAFVSYDNWLLGQEWSTFQNTSAIPESASFLVLGDGMIFIRQPQIRYTKGNFQFAVENPNTNTNLAGLADDSLIPDLIARYNLTGDFGNVSISGIGRQLKAELGALNEETTGYGLSIAGKVNVGEKNDIRFSISGGEGIGRYMGLAIAKSADLTLDGSFEAIPSYGGYLAYRHVLGDNNRLNIGAGGITIENLDSASDAMTKQALSGYIAYMWDIAPKVTLGAEFMHAVRENEGGDEGDMNRFTFSTKYAF, encoded by the coding sequence ATGAAGAAAACAGTACTCAAAAACTTAATGCTTTCAGCGTCGATATTGGCGTTTGCACCATCAGCAATTGCAGATGCACCTGGTGATATAGAATCACGAATTGCAGAACTTGAGGCTATGGTAAATGAACTTAAAGCAGAACTTACCAATCAAAAGGCATCAACCGATGAAGAAATTGTTCGATTAAAAGTGCGTGAACAATCAAACAGTGCGCCCGAATTAGACCCAAGTCAGCCTTCAATAACGTGGGGTGGAATCATAGATGTTGATGCACACGTTACGGACTTTTCAGATGGTGACATTGCAGGATCGTCTATTGCGCGTGATTTCTACATCCCTTCTGCAACTCCAGTTGGTGGGATAGGAGAAGATCCTTCCACAGACTTTACAGCCAAGTCGTCCCGCTTTTATGTAACAGCAAACAAACAGGTTAATGGCCATAAAATTGGTGGTCGGTTAGAAATGGATTTCCTAGGTTCAGCTCAGGGAAATGAGGCCGTGTCTAACTCTTATTCACCGAGACTTCGTCGCGCATTTGTCTCCTATGACAATTGGTTGTTGGGACAGGAGTGGTCTACATTTCAAAACACATCTGCTATTCCAGAGTCTGCGAGTTTCTTAGTTCTTGGCGACGGTATGATATTTATACGTCAGCCACAAATCCGATATACCAAAGGCAATTTTCAGTTTGCCGTGGAAAATCCTAACACGAATACAAACTTAGCTGGGCTTGCAGATGATAGTTTAATTCCAGACCTAATCGCTCGCTATAATCTAACCGGTGATTTTGGAAACGTTTCAATCTCAGGGATCGGTCGACAATTGAAAGCTGAACTTGGAGCTCTAAATGAAGAGACAACTGGATATGGTCTTTCAATAGCCGGAAAAGTCAATGTAGGTGAAAAGAACGATATTCGCTTTTCTATTAGTGGCGGTGAAGGCATTGGTCGTTACATGGGCTTAGCTATAGCAAAGAGTGCGGACCTTACTTTAGATGGAAGCTTTGAAGCAATTCCATCTTACGGCGGATATCTAGCTTATCGCCACGTTTTAGGCGATAATAACAGGCTGAATATTGGTGCCGGTGGAATTACTATTGAAAACCTTGATTCAGCCTCAGATGCTATGACCAAACAAGCCCTTAGCGGATACATAGCCTATATGTGGGATATAGCTCCTAAAGTTACGCTTGGAGCTGAATTTATGCACGCTGTTAGAGAAAATGAGGGCGGTGATGAAGGTGATATGAACCGTTTTACTTTTTCAACAAAGTACGCCTTTTGA
- a CDS encoding response regulator, with amino-acid sequence MGDDEHELEIKRSSSLLIVDDHPLFRDALAAAASLNPNIRSTYFAGSVLEACECLKSSLPDLVLLDLNLKDTTGLESLITLQAQVPSQRVAIVTATEDREIIERAMALGAVGYIPKSLDMNSLKGAISDLLSGENWTPPEFQQAIEPSPASEIASRLASLTPAQRRVLSGLKSGLLNKQIAYEMGISEATVKAHMTAIFRKLGVASRTQALLSLQAVVAI; translated from the coding sequence ATGGGCGACGATGAACATGAGTTGGAAATCAAAAGATCATCGAGTCTACTTATTGTAGATGATCATCCGCTCTTTCGAGATGCCTTAGCTGCTGCTGCAAGTTTAAACCCTAACATCCGTTCAACATATTTTGCAGGATCAGTTTTAGAAGCTTGTGAATGCTTAAAAAGCAGTTTGCCAGACCTTGTCTTGTTGGACCTCAATTTAAAAGATACAACAGGTTTGGAGAGTCTGATTACCCTTCAGGCTCAGGTGCCTTCACAGCGCGTAGCAATTGTTACTGCGACTGAAGATCGAGAAATTATTGAAAGAGCCATGGCTCTCGGAGCTGTTGGGTACATCCCTAAAAGTCTCGACATGAATTCTCTTAAGGGAGCTATCTCCGATTTGCTATCAGGTGAAAATTGGACACCACCGGAATTTCAACAAGCAATCGAACCTTCTCCAGCAAGCGAAATAGCAAGTAGGTTAGCTAGTTTGACACCAGCGCAACGTCGTGTCTTGTCTGGTCTAAAGAGTGGACTTTTGAATAAGCAAATAGCTTATGAAATGGGAATTTCGGAAGCTACAGTAAAAGCACATATGACAGCTATATTTAGAAAATTAGGTGTAGCTAGCCGGACACAAGCATTACTGTCTTTACAAGCTGTTGTGGCAATCTAA
- a CDS encoding PAS domain-containing hybrid sensor histidine kinase/response regulator: MPVWLIFFVMTLYISGLFFMAWKGEQYAKQAGAGWRRHPLIYSLALGVYCTSWTFFGAVGSAAINGWYFLPIYIGPILLYLFWPSILQRIADVSKRESINSLSDFLASRYGRSRLLAAIATATLTVVSLPYIALQLKSVGMSFQAITIGHTDHSATPADQTVLVAALGLAVFAVLFGARYEDATKPNYGLMNVLAFEAIVKLVALIAVAILGIVTLSGLSDFELSDYATKFDTQNIQFNFLSTTLLSMAAMVCLPRQFHVAIIERRSNNEMKLSRIVLPLYLLLTSLVVIPITIAGLHLLPSNTPTDLFVVLLPQAAQLPWLTILVFIGGFSAATGMVVVAAIALSTMITNDLIVPVMLRLKTFDPADQNIGSKLLNIRRTTILGLLLFGYLFYQAFGDRNALMEIGLLSFAGAAQLFPALIGAVYWRKAHRNGAMAGILAGCVLWAYTLVLPAVFGPEWMMGSILPPSNFFGIGTVDSLSHGVLWSLSINTLLFVILSLRAKERLRDRVQANVFREKGLESGHGKPVSYTVKGVSVGDLQALASRFLKPSAVSSAFASYAEEIGVDTNPSVEADWRLVQRTERLLSSALGSSSARVVLGSAITRSDVTLDDLLSILDEKSHAKRFDRHLLQATLENISLGVSVVDGEQKLVAWNSAYIKMFDLPEELVRVGRPIADIIKWTTKNGTAATDEKDALVSIRLAHIKEGRPHTFERQRPDGTIIKTIGNPMPGGGYVSTFTDVSEDKAIERRLREAKENLEIRVVERTSELENLTQELDGARREAEGANASKTRFLAAASHDLLQPLNAARLFTGALQSNLQGTNPDALRLVGKIDQAIQSSDQLLRGLLDISKLDHGVRDANYTSLSLGALFSDIGDEADPIAKAAGLRFKLVPTTLGAFADEDFLKSIVRNFVSNALRYTRSGGVLVGARRRGGKIRIEVWDTGVGIPTSKQHLIFEEFQRLEEADRNGIRGAGLGLAIANRMAGLMGASVGLRSWENKGSVFFVDLLESQSVSKKIKQVQKEHKSLYSLKGVKVLCVDDEPTILDGMEALLLSWGCIPFRAKSGDEAVRIASSEHLDFAFLDYHLLGGETGFDVREKILSVCNYSLPAALLTADKSEYALSRAKKEGLAVFTKPVSPRDLQAYLAGIPIAAE; this comes from the coding sequence ATGCCTGTTTGGTTAATCTTCTTTGTAATGACATTATATATTTCAGGTCTATTTTTTATGGCTTGGAAGGGAGAGCAATATGCGAAACAGGCAGGCGCAGGGTGGCGACGGCATCCACTTATTTATTCATTAGCTTTAGGGGTTTACTGCACGTCTTGGACCTTCTTTGGCGCTGTAGGTTCTGCCGCCATTAATGGATGGTATTTTCTTCCGATATATATCGGACCGATTTTACTATATCTGTTTTGGCCAAGTATCTTACAGCGCATTGCAGATGTTTCTAAACGAGAAAGTATCAACTCTCTTTCTGATTTTTTAGCATCAAGATATGGTAGAAGCCGATTATTGGCAGCCATAGCTACAGCAACTCTGACAGTGGTTTCTTTGCCATATATTGCGCTGCAATTAAAATCTGTAGGCATGAGCTTTCAAGCGATTACAATTGGTCACACGGATCATTCAGCAACACCGGCGGATCAGACTGTATTAGTTGCAGCTTTAGGCTTAGCTGTTTTTGCGGTACTTTTTGGCGCACGGTATGAAGATGCGACGAAGCCCAATTACGGCTTAATGAATGTATTAGCTTTTGAAGCAATCGTGAAATTAGTTGCACTTATTGCGGTAGCAATATTAGGGATCGTTACTCTATCCGGATTGTCTGATTTTGAGCTCTCCGACTATGCGACAAAGTTTGACACACAAAATATACAGTTCAATTTTTTGTCTACAACATTGCTATCAATGGCAGCAATGGTTTGCTTGCCAAGACAGTTTCATGTGGCAATCATTGAGCGACGTTCTAACAATGAGATGAAATTATCTCGGATCGTGCTTCCACTTTATCTTTTGCTGACAAGTCTTGTCGTTATTCCGATAACCATAGCTGGTTTGCACTTGCTGCCGTCTAATACTCCAACAGACTTATTTGTTGTTCTTCTCCCTCAGGCAGCGCAACTCCCATGGTTGACTATACTGGTTTTTATTGGAGGTTTTTCCGCAGCTACTGGTATGGTTGTTGTAGCCGCTATCGCATTATCTACAATGATAACAAACGATTTGATCGTTCCAGTTATGTTGAGACTAAAAACATTTGACCCTGCTGACCAGAACATTGGATCAAAACTTCTCAACATAAGACGGACTACTATTTTAGGCTTACTGTTGTTTGGTTATTTGTTTTATCAGGCATTTGGAGACCGCAATGCTTTGATGGAGATAGGGTTACTTTCTTTTGCAGGAGCAGCACAATTATTTCCAGCTTTAATCGGAGCTGTCTATTGGCGTAAAGCCCACAGAAATGGAGCCATGGCAGGAATTTTAGCTGGCTGTGTGTTGTGGGCCTATACATTGGTTCTACCTGCTGTATTTGGGCCTGAATGGATGATGGGGAGTATTTTGCCACCCTCTAATTTCTTCGGGATTGGTACTGTAGATAGTCTTAGTCACGGTGTTCTTTGGAGCTTATCAATCAATACATTGCTATTTGTCATTCTATCGTTGAGGGCCAAAGAACGGCTGCGAGATAGAGTGCAAGCAAATGTATTTCGAGAAAAAGGCTTAGAATCTGGTCACGGCAAGCCTGTCTCGTACACAGTAAAAGGCGTAAGTGTTGGTGATTTGCAGGCGTTAGCGTCTAGGTTCCTGAAACCATCTGCAGTTTCATCTGCTTTTGCTTCCTACGCTGAAGAAATAGGGGTCGATACTAATCCATCAGTAGAAGCAGATTGGCGGCTCGTGCAGCGCACTGAAAGGTTGCTTTCAAGCGCGTTAGGTTCATCTTCGGCGAGAGTTGTGTTGGGTTCTGCCATAACACGGTCAGACGTAACTTTAGATGATTTATTGTCTATTTTGGATGAGAAAAGTCACGCTAAGCGTTTTGACCGCCATCTTTTGCAAGCGACACTTGAGAACATATCTCTAGGCGTTTCCGTGGTTGACGGTGAACAAAAGCTGGTTGCTTGGAATTCAGCCTATATAAAAATGTTCGATCTGCCTGAAGAGTTGGTTCGTGTGGGAAGGCCAATTGCAGATATTATCAAATGGACAACTAAAAATGGAACAGCAGCAACGGATGAAAAAGATGCACTAGTCTCCATAAGATTAGCGCATATTAAAGAGGGACGCCCCCACACTTTTGAAAGGCAACGGCCTGACGGGACCATAATTAAAACGATAGGTAATCCCATGCCTGGAGGTGGATATGTTAGCACCTTTACAGATGTTAGCGAAGACAAAGCAATAGAAAGACGATTGAGAGAAGCAAAAGAAAATCTTGAAATCAGAGTTGTGGAAAGAACTTCGGAATTAGAAAATCTTACGCAAGAATTAGATGGAGCAAGAAGAGAAGCAGAAGGTGCTAATGCGTCTAAAACTAGGTTCTTGGCCGCCGCAAGTCATGATTTACTTCAACCTTTAAATGCGGCTCGTCTATTTACAGGGGCATTGCAAAGCAATCTACAAGGAACGAACCCTGATGCACTAAGACTTGTCGGTAAGATAGACCAAGCAATCCAATCTTCTGATCAATTGTTGCGAGGTCTACTTGATATCTCAAAACTCGACCATGGAGTAAGAGACGCTAATTATACGTCTCTTTCGCTCGGGGCTCTTTTCTCTGATATTGGTGACGAAGCAGACCCTATCGCGAAAGCAGCGGGTCTACGGTTTAAGTTGGTTCCCACCACGTTGGGAGCATTTGCTGATGAAGATTTCTTAAAATCAATAGTTCGGAACTTCGTTTCCAATGCTCTACGATATACTCGATCCGGTGGTGTACTCGTCGGTGCACGCAGGCGAGGAGGAAAGATCAGAATTGAAGTATGGGATACTGGTGTTGGCATCCCAACAAGCAAACAGCATCTTATTTTTGAAGAATTTCAAAGATTAGAAGAAGCTGATCGAAATGGAATTCGAGGCGCTGGATTAGGGTTGGCCATTGCAAATAGAATGGCTGGACTTATGGGAGCGAGCGTTGGATTACGTTCATGGGAAAATAAAGGATCGGTGTTTTTTGTTGATTTGCTGGAATCTCAATCAGTTAGCAAAAAGATTAAACAAGTTCAAAAAGAGCATAAAAGCCTTTACAGCCTAAAAGGTGTGAAAGTGCTTTGCGTAGACGATGAACCGACAATATTGGATGGTATGGAAGCACTTCTGTTATCTTGGGGCTGTATTCCATTTCGAGCGAAATCTGGAGATGAGGCTGTTAGAATTGCATCTTCCGAACATTTGGATTTTGCTTTTTTAGACTATCATCTATTAGGTGGTGAAACCGGTTTCGACGTGAGAGAAAAAATACTATCCGTATGCAATTACTCATTACCAGCGGCATTGCTGACTGCCGATAAATCTGAGTATGCATTAAGTCGGGCGAAGAAGGAGGGGTTGGCTGTTTTTACTAAGCCCGTTTCTCCCAGGGATTTACAAGCATATTTAGCGGGGATCCCCATTGCTGCTGAATAA